The Verrucomicrobium spinosum DSM 4136 = JCM 18804 DNA segment GCGTCTCGTCCGCCGCCTTGAGCTCGCGACATACCATGAACCCATCCTGACCTGGCATCATCACATCCAGCAGAATGAGATCCGGCTTGGCCTTGGGAGCAAGCTGTAGCGCATCCCTCCCATTGGAGACCGCGAGAATCTCGTACCCCCTGGGTTCGAGGACATTGCTGATGAGACTGAGGCTCGCCGGGGTGTCGTCGGCGATGAGAATACGTTGACGGATCATGCAGGTGAGTTCGATCAGGTGACGGGGATTTGCGCCACAATGCGTTGGATGGTCTTCATGTCATAGCTGGCCAGGAACCCCCGAAGGTGCTGTGCCAGCCGTTCTCCGGCAGGGCCCAGTTGTTCCAGTTCGACGAGGCATCCCTTGAGCACGGTGGCGCTGTGCAGCTCTGCGGCCATGGTGAGACGGGTGGCGAGCTCTTCGGGCAGGGATACTTGTCGAAGATCCACCGACTCCTCCCCGCTGGCGGGCCCCTCTGGCAAAGGCTCGTACTCGAACTTCACATCCAGCAGTGTCTCGATGCACCCGTAGATGCGCTCAGCGCGAAACGGCTTGGCCACGAAGTCATCGCACCCCGTTTTGAGATAAGCCTCCCGCTCATGAGCCAGGGCGGAGGCGGATGTCGCCACGATCTTGAGCCCCATGCTGCCAAACTCCTCGACCAGTCGTCGGGTGGCTTCGATGCCGTCCAGCTCGGGCATGCGCATATCCATGAAAACGATCTGCGGCCTCGAGACGCGCACGACTTCGATGGCCTGACGCCCGTTCTCGGCCAGGACTACCTCGCAACCCACCAGTGTCAGCAGCGTCGCCAGCACCTCGCGATTCTCAGCGATGTCATCGACCACCAGGGCCCGCAGCTTGTAGCCTGCGGCCAGATGCAGGACTCGCGGCACTGTGGTCCGACCATTGCCAGACCTTGCCGCCGCCGTCTGAGGCAAGGCCAGCGTCGCACTGAAACAGGATCCCCGCCCCACTTCTGAACGGACATTGAGGCTGCCGCCCATGATCTCCATCTGCTTGCGGGCGATGGCGAGCCCCAACCCTGTACCTCCGGGAATGGTGGTCGGGCCGCCCTGCTGGAACGGCTCAAAGATCCTTTCCTGCAGCTCCTCGCTGATGCCGGTGCCGGTGTCCTCCACCTCAAAGCGCCAAACGTCCGCATCCCCCGGCAGAACCCGGAGCGTCACCCGCCCCCGAGCCGTGAACTTCACCGCATTGGCCAGCAGATTGATCAAGACCTGGCGCAACTTGCCCTCATCCCCTCTCACCATGATGGGATGGTCTGGCACAGGCAGCTCCAGACGCAGGCCCAGTTGTTTCTCCTCGCACCGCTGCTGGAACATGCCCTCCAGATCCCGGAGGGTGGCGGTGAGATCAAACTCGGAGAGCGAGAGCTCCATGCGGCCGGCGTCGATCTTCGAGAGATCCAGAATCTCGTTGATCAGGTGAAGCAGATGATCTCCACTGTGCAGGATAGTGGCCACCGCGTCACGATGGAAAGGGTGCAAGGTGGGTTCACGTGCAAGGATCTGGGAGTAGCCCAGAATGGCGTTCATGGGCGTGCGGATCTCGTGGCTCATGTTGGCCAGGAACTCAGACTTCGCCTGGTTGGCCGCCTCAGCCGCCGCCTCGGCCGCCTTCCGGATCGCCACCTCGTTGAGCAGGACGGCATTCGACTCCCGAATCTCCGCTGCACGGCGGGCCAATGACCACAGGTGCCCAGCCAGCAAGAAGGAAATAAGACTGCCCGCGCCCAGAGCCACCCACGGCATGCCATCGGTGCGAAAGCGGGAGAAGCCTGGAGCGGGTTCAAAAAGCAGGGCCCAGCGGCGCCCGGCCACATCCAAGGTCGTTTCCCATATCGGTGCCCCCTTCAGACGCGTTCCTTCCTGCCGATGGATCAACTGGCCGTCCGCAAGATCCCGCACGGTCAGGAGGATCTCCCGCTTGCTGGCATGTCGCAAAGACATCTCCACCATGTCCCCGATGCGGAACACCGCAGTGGCAAACCCCTGGAGCAGCAGGCGCCGCTCTTCCACCGTGGACGCCTGCCCGCGGTAGAGGGGCTCAAAGACGAGAAAACCCCGCTGAGATCCCGTCTCCTGTGCGAGGCGGATGGGGGCCGTAGCAGTCGCGGTGCCGGTGTCCCGCGCCTGCTCCAGTGCCGACCGGCGGGTGGGTTCGGACCCCACATCGAAACCCAGTGCCTGAGCGTTGCGTTGCAGGCTCTCCAGATAGAATACCGGAAAGTACTCGTCCCTAAGCTGGGCCGGGCCCATGTGTCCTTCGGATTTTTCCTCGGTGAAATGGAAGTTGGGGAAGCCCTCACGTCGAGCTCGGGCCTCCCAGGCCTCCCGATCACCACCTGCCACACGGGGATCCCATGCCAGAGCCTGCAGCTCCGGCTGCCGGGCCAGCGCCTCATTCACAAAGTCCCGGAACTCGGTGCGTGTCACCTCCCCACCCCTGGCCACATACAGGGCCACCATGGCGTGCAGCACCTCCATGGAGCGCAGCACCTGACCCCGGAGCAGCTCTGCCCGATCCTGGCCAAGTCTCCGCACCTCCTCCTCCCAGGCCCGATGATTCCCCTTCCAGAGCAGTCCACTCACCCAGACCGTCAAAGCCAACCCCAGACTGAGCACGGCCAGCGCTGAGGCCTTGGCAGTCAGTTGAGGTTGAGGCGGTTTGGGCATCTTGTACGGAGGTCTAGCCTTCCCAAAAGAAGCATCACCCGTGCCATTTTTAGGGGCATCCCGGGGTGAGTCCCGGAGCCCCCCCTACCGCCAAAGCGCCAGGGAGAGACGATCTCCCACTAAACCGCACCACCATGAAAGTCACCCCACCCTCCTCACAAGGCTTCGTGAATAGCGACGCCGAAGGCAAACACGAGAAACTTCAGAAGAGCAATGTTGCTCGAGAGAATGACGAACTTGCCGACGTGGATAAATCAGATCCTGCGCCGCTGCACCGCAAGGAAGACTTGTCGCAGGGGGATGAAGGAGTCGATGATCCTCAGTGAAGTTTTCAGCCAGGCACGGTGACCCTTGGAAGGCTCCAGGGAAATACTGAAAACCGCTCTACGCCATCATCCCTTTGACCAAGTGCCCGTGCACATCGGTCAGCCGGTAGCGACGACCTTGGAACTTGTAGGTCAGCTTTTCGTGATCGATGCCGAGCAGATGCAGAAGTGACGCGTGGAAGTCGTGGATGTGCACACCGTCTTTGACCACGTTGTACCCGAACTCGCACGTCTCGCCATAGGTGGTGCCAGCATTGACGCCTGCACCGGCCATCCAGACGCTGAAGCAGCGGGGATGGTGATCGCGGCCAAAGTTGGGCTGTATCTTCCCCTGACAGTAGTTGGTGCGGCCAAACTCTCCGCCCCATACCACGAGGGTGTCATCCAGCAGACCGCGTTGCTTGAGATCCTTCACCAGCGCAGCCGCGGGCTGGTCGGTCTCCTGGCACAGCTTGGGCAACGCGCCAGGCAAGCCACCGTGGTGGTCCCAGTCCTGGTGGTAGAGCTGGATGAAGCGCACGCCTTTCTCCGCCAGGCGACGTGCTTGCAGACAGTTTGCAGCGAAGGTGCCTGGCGTCTTCACATCGGGCCCGTAGGAATCCAGCACATGCTTGGGTTCACCGGAGGTGTCGGTGACCTCGGGAATGCTCGACTGCATCCGGTAAGCCATTTCATAGTGGGAGATCCGGTTCTGAATCTCTACGTCCGGCGTCAGCTCGAGCTGGTGTTCGTGAAGCTCCATCAAGCGGTCCAGCATGCGCCTGCGGCCCGCGTCCGTGATGCCTGCAGGATTGTTCAGATACAGCACAGGATCTTCGGCTGCACGGAAGAGCACCCCCTGATGTTTGGTCGGCAGGAAACCGCTGCCCCAGAGGTGCGCGCCTAGAGGCTGCCCGCCCTTCCCCTTCGTGATCAGCACCACAAACGAGGGCAGATTCGCATTGTCCTGCCCAAGACCATAGCTCAGCCACGCACCCATGCTGGGACGGCCGGCAATCTGTGAACCCGTCTGGAGGAAGGTCACGCCCGGGCCGTGGTTGATCGCTTCCGTGTAGAGGGATCGAACCACGCAAATGTCTCCAGCGATGCTGGCCGTGTGCGGGAGGAGCTCACTCATCCAGGTGCCGGACGGACCATGCTGCTGGAACGTGAACGGCGAACCCACCAGGGGAATGGACGACTGATTGCCAGACATGCCGGTCAGACGCTGTCCTCCGCGCACTGAGTCTGGCAACTGTTCGCCGTGCCGTTGATTTAGCAGAGGTTTGTAGTCCAGCAGATCCAGCTGGGACGGCCCACCGGACATGAAGAGATAGATGATCCGCTTCGCCTTGGGGGCCAGGTGAGGGGCACCCAACACCCCACCCGTCTCTGCCATGGCCCCCGACGCACTCTGCTGGGTCGCGAGCATCTCAGCAAGCGCCACCCCGCCCAGCCCCATGCCAAAGCGATTGAGGAACTGCCGTCGCGTGGGCAATCCTGTGGGAGGCATATCGAGGGTCGGGATCATGGCAGTTACAGAGTCTTATCGCTTCACCACGCACACGTCATGGTTCAGGAGCATTTGCGCCAGGACCGTGGCGGCAGCCGCCTCCGGATCGGGAATAGAGGTGTCTTTTGCCGCAGCGCCAGCAACC contains these protein-coding regions:
- a CDS encoding CHASE domain-containing protein, translating into MPKPPQPQLTAKASALAVLSLGLALTVWVSGLLWKGNHRAWEEEVRRLGQDRAELLRGQVLRSMEVLHAMVALYVARGGEVTRTEFRDFVNEALARQPELQALAWDPRVAGGDREAWEARARREGFPNFHFTEEKSEGHMGPAQLRDEYFPVFYLESLQRNAQALGFDVGSEPTRRSALEQARDTGTATATAPIRLAQETGSQRGFLVFEPLYRGQASTVEERRLLLQGFATAVFRIGDMVEMSLRHASKREILLTVRDLADGQLIHRQEGTRLKGAPIWETTLDVAGRRWALLFEPAPGFSRFRTDGMPWVALGAGSLISFLLAGHLWSLARRAAEIRESNAVLLNEVAIRKAAEAAAEAANQAKSEFLANMSHEIRTPMNAILGYSQILAREPTLHPFHRDAVATILHSGDHLLHLINEILDLSKIDAGRMELSLSEFDLTATLRDLEGMFQQRCEEKQLGLRLELPVPDHPIMVRGDEGKLRQVLINLLANAVKFTARGRVTLRVLPGDADVWRFEVEDTGTGISEELQERIFEPFQQGGPTTIPGGTGLGLAIARKQMEIMGGSLNVRSEVGRGSCFSATLALPQTAAARSGNGRTTVPRVLHLAAGYKLRALVVDDIAENREVLATLLTLVGCEVVLAENGRQAIEVVRVSRPQIVFMDMRMPELDGIEATRRLVEEFGSMGLKIVATSASALAHEREAYLKTGCDDFVAKPFRAERIYGCIETLLDVKFEYEPLPEGPASGEESVDLRQVSLPEELATRLTMAAELHSATVLKGCLVELEQLGPAGERLAQHLRGFLASYDMKTIQRIVAQIPVT
- a CDS encoding DUF1501 domain-containing protein, which produces MIPTLDMPPTGLPTRRQFLNRFGMGLGGVALAEMLATQQSASGAMAETGGVLGAPHLAPKAKRIIYLFMSGGPSQLDLLDYKPLLNQRHGEQLPDSVRGGQRLTGMSGNQSSIPLVGSPFTFQQHGPSGTWMSELLPHTASIAGDICVVRSLYTEAINHGPGVTFLQTGSQIAGRPSMGAWLSYGLGQDNANLPSFVVLITKGKGGQPLGAHLWGSGFLPTKHQGVLFRAAEDPVLYLNNPAGITDAGRRRMLDRLMELHEHQLELTPDVEIQNRISHYEMAYRMQSSIPEVTDTSGEPKHVLDSYGPDVKTPGTFAANCLQARRLAEKGVRFIQLYHQDWDHHGGLPGALPKLCQETDQPAAALVKDLKQRGLLDDTLVVWGGEFGRTNYCQGKIQPNFGRDHHPRCFSVWMAGAGVNAGTTYGETCEFGYNVVKDGVHIHDFHASLLHLLGIDHEKLTYKFQGRRYRLTDVHGHLVKGMMA